GTCCGCTAGTCTCCAGGTGGGCTTGACAGGGTTTACATAGCGGACTAGTTGACATGGTGATTTTTGCAGCAGATTCTCACTTGTCACCTATCAATTCACCAAGTTGTAATTCTCATATGAGGAATACCAGAGGGGAGCCATGTGTCATCAAAGCACCAGATCCAGACTTCCCCATTCGTAGGAAATATAACAAAGTCCCCATCACCCAAAACCGAGGTGCATGACCGCTCATCTGGAAAAAGTAATGCATGTGAGGATGCAAATCGACACGCTTTAGTATTGCGGACATGCGAGAGCTCTGAGAATTCACAGCCAATATGCAATATGGTTTTTTTCGACAAGTTATGCTCCTCAAAACAGTAAATCAAGCCACGGCCCTGGGCTGAGTAGTCTAGATTGGCGTGAGGACTCTCAAAGTTCAACCCTGCGGGCCGAAAATGTACAGTAATCCGATCATTTGCCTCGAATGAAAGAGAAAGTGAACCATATTCAACCccatcttgcagaggaagATCATCTGTCTGATTACGAGTCCTATCGGATTCAGTCGTGTAATATCCCAGCAAAGCAGAGCTTTGACCGCAGCGCAGAGACGCTCTGCACGGTAGTGTGGTGTCTCCTGGTTCGCATTGAAACCCCCATAATTTTTCATCTCTGAAAGGTAGCTCTCGATATTGCTCCCAGGTGCAGATAAATTTGTTCTCGTGGACAGAGAATTTCTGTATCTGAAAATGATGATACTTCCAAAGCAAGCTACCATCTTCCCGTAGTTGAGAATCATTGCCATTCTTTCTGCGGATGCAAACGACGAAGAATCCATCCTCCTTTGCATGTGGTGATAGTAGAAGGATGAATGGTCTGATTTTGATGACACGGGCGACTCCCGAGTCAAAACAGAAGTGGAGGACGGAATCCGCGTAGCTCAGCATGACTTTTGATCCGATGGATATGTAATGAG
The nucleotide sequence above comes from Penicillium digitatum chromosome 1, complete sequence. Encoded proteins:
- a CDS encoding Cyclin-like F-box, with the protein product MDSTTQPILEGFLALRDNSSRRAAFNGILDNLTSHEIREVKSRLETMTFQCDLLDKLPLELVTVLVKYLDLAELVLLRRVSKRWRAMLSSTIVITAAIRCHMGKSVIQPDFILADFDALIKKRLRAERGMPAIVATIPYDLPPEIDDELNRDGISYCNGVCAWIEQSTDRTTIFMVDLPSGKTRTLTTVNREGFTHVQVSDTLVSATSTRGYCHVWNIPKEEHKSFRIPSLQFAHYISIGSKVMLSYADSVLHFCFDSGVARVIKIRPFILLLSPHAKEDGFFVVCIRRKNGNDSQLREDGSLLWKYHHFQIQKFSVHENKFICTWEQYRELPFRDEKLWGFQCEPGDTTLPCRASLRCGQSSALLGYYTTESDRTRNQTDDLPLQDGVEYGSLSLSFEANDRITVHFRPAGLNFESPHANLDYSAQGRGLIYCFEEHNLSKKTILHIGCEFSELSHVRNTKACRFASSHALLFPDERSCTSVLGDGDFVIFPTNGEVWIWCFDDTWLPSGIPHMRITTW